Proteins encoded together in one Cicer arietinum cultivar CDC Frontier isolate Library 1 chromosome 4, Cicar.CDCFrontier_v2.0, whole genome shotgun sequence window:
- the LOC101492421 gene encoding ACT domain-containing protein ACR10-like, with translation MGILYDDVVIMRPPEKEGDPTVITVNCPDKTGLGCDLCRIILFFRLNILRGDVSTDGKWCYIVFWVVGKQKTRWSLLKKRMVEACPSCSSASGISYYRSDLQPPKPPDVFLLKFCCHDRKGLLHDVTAVLCELELTITKVKVSTTPDGKVMDLFFITDTRELLHTKKRKDDTIEQLKEVLEDLILTIDIELVGPEITACSQASSFLPAAITDDDFNLELPDSVRSGTLRADYVSITMDNLLSPAHTLVQIMCQDHKGLLYDIMRTLKDYNNKISFGRFTTKPRRKCEIDLFIMQADGKKIVDPNKQNSLSSRFKAELLRPLRVAVVSRGPDTELLVANPVELSGNGRPLVFYDITLALKMLDTCIFSAEIGRHVIGDREWEVYRILLDEGEGSSVPRNKIEEEVWKMLMGWE, from the exons ATGGGCATACTTTACGATGATGTAGTGATTATGAGGCCACCGGAGAAAGAAGGTGATCCAACTGTGATTACTGTTAATTGCCCTGACAAAACTGGTCTTGGTTGTGACTTGTGTCGTATCATACTCTTCTTTCGTCTTAACATTCTTAGAGGAG ACGTTTCAACAGATGGAAAGTGGTGCTACATAGTTTTCTGGGTGGTTGGGAAGCAGAAGACGAGGTGGAGTTTGTTGAAGAAGAGGATGGTTGAGGCATGTCCTTCTTGTTCCTCAGCTTCAGGAATCTCTTATTATCGCTCTGATTTGCAGCCACCTAAGCCTCCTGATGTTTTCCTTTTGAAATTTTGCTGTCATGATCGAAAAGGACTATTACacg ATGTTACAGCGGTTCTTTGTGAGCTAGAGCTTACTATTACCAAAGTTAAGGTTTCCACTACACCTGATGGCAAAGTCATGGATCTGTTTTTCATCACAGATACCAG GGAACTTCTACATACAAAGAAGAGAAAGGACGATACGATTGAacagttaaaagaagttttggAGGATTTGATCCTAACTATCGATATTGAATTGGTCGGTCCTGAAATTACTGCTTGCTCACAGGCATCTTCATTCCTTCCAGCTGCAATCACAGACGATGATTTTAATTTGGAGTTGCCTGATTCTGTTCGAAGCGGAACTCTCAGAGCTGATTATGTTTCTATCACTATGGACAACTTGCTTAGTCCGGCTCATACCCTTGTCCAAATTATGTGCCAAGATCACAAAGGTCTTCTTTATGACATCATGAGAACTCTCAAGGACTACAACAATAAg ATTTCTTTTGGGCGCTTCACTACAAAACCAAGAAGAAAATGTGAGATAGACTTGTTCATCATGCAAGCAGATGGCAAAAAGATAGTTGACCCTAACAAGCAGAATTCTTTATCATCGCGCTTTAAAGCGGAACTACTTCGTCCACTCAGAGTAGCTGTTGTGAGCAGAGGCCCTGATACTGAGCTTCTTGTAGCAAACCCTGTTGAGTTGTCTGGCAACGGCCGGCCTCTAGTTTTTTATGATATTACTCTTGCTCTCAAAATGCTCGACACTTGCATCTTTTCG GCTGAAATCGGGAGACACGTGATTGGAGACCGCGAGTGGGAGGTTTATAGAATCTTGCTTGATGAAGGGGAAGGGTCATCTGTTCCAAGGAACAAGATTGAGGAGGAAGTTTGGAAGATGCTGATGGGTTGGGAGTAA
- the LOC101499049 gene encoding uncharacterized protein: protein MDEAKRMEEGINSPHNGGGDSIEHDNNDTMKGESVHQPKEPDGKHKTKRVATLDAFRGLTIVLMILVDDAGEAYPRIDHSPWNGCTLADFVMPFFLFIVGVAIALALKRIPKVKVAVKKIILRTLKLLFWGLLLQGGYSHAPDDLSYGIDMKFIRWCGILQRIALVYCVVALIETFTIKLRPTTLSPGYLSIFTSYRWQWFGGFVAFVIYMVTTFSLYVPDWSFVDYNSSELKRYTVICGMRGHLGPACNAVGYVDRQIWRVNHLYSQPVWNRLKACTFSSPAEGHLRKDAPNWCRAPFEPEGLLSTISAILSGTIGIHYGHVLIHFKGHSERLKQWLSMGFVLFILGIILHFTDAIPINKQLYSISYVCFTAGAAGIVFSIFYILIDVWGLRTPFLFLEWIGMNAMLVFVMAAQGLFAAFVNGWYYKDPNNSLVHWIQNHVFINVWHSERLGTLLYVIFAEITFWGVVAGILHKLQIYWKL from the exons ATGGATGAAGCAAAGAGAATGGAAGAAGGGATCAACTCACCCCATAATGGTGGTGGAGATTCAATTGAGCATGACAACAATGACACAATGAAAGGTGAGTCAGTTCATCAACCAAAGGAGCCAGATGGGAAGCATAAAACAAAAAGGGTTGCAACTCTTGATGCATTTAGGGGCCTCACCATTGTG TTGATGATATTGGTGGATGATGCTGGTGAAGCTTATCCTCGAATTGATCACTCCCCATGGAATGGATGTACATTGGCTGATTTTGTTAtgcctttttttcttttcattgttGGGGTTGCTATAGCCCTTGCATTAAAG AGAATTCCAAAAGTTAAGGTTGCTGTAAAAAAGATAATTCTTAGGACATTGAAGCTTCTCTTTTGGGGTTTACTTTTGCAAG GTGGATACTCTCATGCCCCAGATGATCTCTCATATGGGATTGACATGAAATTTATTCGATGGTGTGGCATTCTCCAG AGGATAGCTCTTGTATATTGTGTTGTAGCTCTAATAGAGACATTTACCATTAAGCTTAGACCTACTACATTGAGCCCTGGATATCTATCTATTTTTACTAGCTATAGATGGCAATG GTTTGGGGGATTTGTGGCATTTGTTATTTATATGGTCACAACTTTCAGCCTCTATGTTCCAGATTGGAGTTTTGTAGATTATAATAGTTCTGAACTAAAGAGATATACA GTCATATGTGGGATGCGAGGACACCTAGGTCCAGCATGTAACGCAGTTGGATATGTGGATAGACAAATTTGGAGGGTTAATCATCTTTACTCTCAACCTGTTTGGAATCGTTTAAAG GCTTGCACATTCAGTTCTCCGGCTGAGGGTCATCTTCGTAAAGATGCTCCAAATTGGTGTCGTGCTCCATTTGAACCTGAGGGTTTGctgag TACTATATCAGCTATCCTCTCTGGCACCATTGGCATCCACTATGGCCATGTCTTGATTCACTTTAAG GGTCATTCTGAGAGGCTCAAGCAATGGCTCTCAATGGGGTTTGTGTTGTTCATCCTAGGCATCATCCTTCATTTTACGGATG CTATCCCAATTAACAAGCAACTCTACAGCATTAGCTATGTGTGTTTCACAGCTGGGGCAGCTGGAATAGTCTTCTCTATATTCTACATTTTG ATTGATGTTTGGGGGCTTCGTACTCCATTCTTGTTTTTGGAATGGATTGGAATGAATGCAATGTTAGTGTTTGTGATGGCAGCTCAAGGCCTCTTTGCAGCATTTGTAAATGGATGGTATTATAAAGATCCAAATAACTCACTA GTACATTGGATACAAAATCATGTGTTCATAAATGTTTGGCACTCAGAGAGATTGGGAACTTTGTTATATGTCATCTTTGCAGAAATCACATTTTGGGGTGTGGTTGCTGGCATCTTGCACAAATTACAAATATACTGGAAactgtaa
- the LOC101492752 gene encoding serine/threonine protein phosphatase 2A 57 kDa regulatory subunit B' beta isoform produces the protein MFKKIMKGGHKKPSKSDSNDPPPSGNNRNSSAPSPNVVVNHASRGGAGGTSVASSAANFSMTPASGTMEPVPLFRDVPVSDKQNLFLKKLHICCFSLDFTDTLKNVREKEIKRQALMELVEFIQSGSGKISESSQEEMIRMISINIFRCLPPASHENTGQEPTDPEEEEPCLEPAWPHLQLVYELLLRYVVSSDTDTKVAKRYIDHSFVLKLLDLFDSEDPREREYLKTILHRIYGKFMVHRPFIRKAINNIFYRFIYETERHCGIGELLEILGSIINGFALPMKEEHKLFLVRALLPLHKPKSVAMYHQQLSYCITQFVEKDFKLADTVIRGLLKYWPVTNCQKEVLFLGELEEVLEATQAAEFQRCMVPLFKQISRCLNSFHFQVAERALFLWNNEHIVSLIAQNRTVVLPIIFEAFERNIEGHWNQAVHGLTVNVRKMFIEMDAELFEECQRHHTEKRAKAKDVAEQRELNWKRLAEAAAQNGVADMVTD, from the exons ATGTTCAAGAAAATTATGAAAGGAGGGCACAAAAAGCCCTCCAAATCCGACTCAAACGATCCTCCTCCGTCTGGTAACAACCGCAATTCATCTGCACCTTCCCCCAATGTTGTCGTCAACCACGCCTCACGTGGCGGCGCCGGAGGAACTTCTGTTGCTAGTTCTGCCGCTAATTTCTCCATGACTCCAGCCTCCGGAACAATGGAACCGGTTCCTTTGTTCCGTGATGTTCCGGTTTCTGATAAGCAGAACCTCTTCCTCAAGAAGCTTCACATATGCTGCTTCTCGCTTGATTTCACCGATACGCTGAAAAACGTTAGAGAGAAAGAGATCAAGCGACAAGCTTTGATGGAACTCGTGGAGTTTATCCAATCAGGTTCCGGTAAAATATCGGAGAGTTCTCAGGAAGAGATGATAAGAATGATATCTATCAACATTTTCCGGTGCTTACCACCGGCATCTCACGAGAATACCGGTCAAGAGCCTACCGATCCCGAAGAGGAGGAGCCTTGTTTGGAGCCAGCTTGGCCACACTTGCAGCTCGTTTACGAGCTTCTTCTCAGATACGTGGTTTCCTCCGATACTGATACAAAGGTTGCAAAACGGTACATTGATCATTCCTTCGTGCTCAAGttgcttgatttatttgattCTGAAGACCCACGTGAGCGTGAGTATTTGAAAACCATTCTGCATCGTATATATGGAAAATTCATGGTTCATAGACCATTTATTAGAAAAGCAATTAACAACATTTTTTATCGGTTCATATATGAAACTGAGAGACACTGTGGTATTGGGGAGCTTTTGGAGATTCTTGGTAGCATTATTAATGGGTTTGCTTTGCCTATGAAAGAGGAGCACAAGTTGTTTCTTGTAAGGGCTCTTTTGCCACTGCACAAACCTAAATCGGTTGCTATGTACCACCAGCAGTTATCTTACTGTATAACTCAGTTTGTTGAGAAGGATTTCAAGCTGGCTGATACGGTTATTAGGGGCTTGTTGAAGTATTGGCCTGTTACAAATTGCCAGAAGGAAGTTCTCTTCCTTGGAGAACTTGAGGAAGTGTTGGAGGCTACACAAGCTGCTGAATTCCAACGCTGCATGGTTCCACTTTTCAAACAGATTTCCCGCTGCCTCAATAGTTTTCACTTTCAG GTTGCAGAGCGAGCCCTCTTTTTGTGGAATAATGAGCATATTGTGAGCTTAATTGCTCAAAACAGGACTGTGGTATTACCAATAATATTTGAAGCGTTTGAGAGAAATATTGAAGGTCACTGGAACCAGGCAGTTCATGGGCTGACTGTGAATGTACGCAAAATGTTCATCGAAATGGATGCAGAATTGTTTGAAGAGTGTCAGAGGCATCATACAGAGAAACGGGCAAAAGCCAAAGATGTGGCAGAGCAGCGGGAATTGAACTGGAAGAGACTGGCAGAAGCGGCTGCACAGAACGGCGTGGCAGATATGGTCACAGATTAG